Proteins from a genomic interval of Stigmatopora nigra isolate UIUO_SnigA chromosome 19, RoL_Snig_1.1, whole genome shotgun sequence:
- the cenpv gene encoding centromere protein V isoform X1, whose amino-acid sequence MIFTATISCCYRMDLVKHSGGCHCGAVRFEVWSSPNLHVFDCNCSVCTKKQNRHFIVPKSNFTLVQGDDYLTTYTFNTHIAKHTFCKQCGVQSFYTPRSNPDGYGIAPHCLDPGTVQSITVETFLGDKWEESMQAHKTIREMSKDTRETK is encoded by the exons ATGATTTTCACTGCGACTATTTCCTGTTGTTACAGAATGGATCTTGTGAAGCATTCGGGCGGTTGCCATTGTGGAGCAGTTAGATTTGAAGTCTGGAGCTCCCCAAACCTCCATGTTTTTGATTGCAA CTGTAGTgtttgtacaaaaaaacaaaaccgaCATTTCATTGTCCCCAAGTCCAACTTTACACTTGTACAG GGTGACGATTATCTGACCACATATACATTCAACACTCACATTGCCAAACACACTTTTTGTAAGCAATGCGGCGTTCAGAGTTTCTACACACCACGTTCCAACCCCGATGGATATG GCATTGCACCACATTGTCTGGATCCAGGCACAGTGCAAAGTATCACAGTGGAGACATTTTTGGGAGACAAATGGGAAGAAAGCATGCAAGCACACAAGACCATCCGAGAAATGTCAAAAGACACCCGGGAGACAAAATAA
- the cenpv gene encoding centromere protein V isoform X2, producing MDLVKHSGGCHCGAVRFEVWSSPNLHVFDCNCSVCTKKQNRHFIVPKSNFTLVQGDDYLTTYTFNTHIAKHTFCKQCGVQSFYTPRSNPDGYGIAPHCLDPGTVQSITVETFLGDKWEESMQAHKTIREMSKDTRETK from the exons ATGGATCTTGTGAAGCATTCGGGCGGTTGCCATTGTGGAGCAGTTAGATTTGAAGTCTGGAGCTCCCCAAACCTCCATGTTTTTGATTGCAA CTGTAGTgtttgtacaaaaaaacaaaaccgaCATTTCATTGTCCCCAAGTCCAACTTTACACTTGTACAG GGTGACGATTATCTGACCACATATACATTCAACACTCACATTGCCAAACACACTTTTTGTAAGCAATGCGGCGTTCAGAGTTTCTACACACCACGTTCCAACCCCGATGGATATG GCATTGCACCACATTGTCTGGATCCAGGCACAGTGCAAAGTATCACAGTGGAGACATTTTTGGGAGACAAATGGGAAGAAAGCATGCAAGCACACAAGACCATCCGAGAAATGTCAAAAGACACCCGGGAGACAAAATAA